A section of the Agrobacterium tumefaciens genome encodes:
- a CDS encoding Do family serine endopeptidase encodes MAVTLLSPFRSSIAAVAGMALMAGSLAAPVAARAQSHGPESVADLAAPLLDAVVNISTSQNVKTEGKGPVPPKLPEGSPFQEFFKDYFDSQKPEGGEKVNSLGSGFVIDPAGYVVTNNHVIEGADAIEVIFPNGSKLKATLVGTDTKTDLSVLKVEPKAPLKAVKFGDSRSMRIGDWVMAVGNPFGLGGSLTVGVISARGRNINAGPYDNFIQTDAAINKGNSGGPLFNMKGEVIGINTAIISPSGGSIGIGFAVPTELAQNIVQQLIEFGETRRGWLGVRVQPVTDDVAASLGMDSAKGALISGVAKGGPVENGPIQAGDVVLKFDGKDINEMRDLLRIVAESPVGKEVDVVVYRDGKEETVKVKLGQLQDTTDEKASAEDQQSEDGDGGTLAPEDDDGADDQAQDQTPEVREAPQTVLGMNLVVLSNELRSEKGIAESVEGVLVASVEPGSAAEQKGMKAGDVIVEVGQDFMEVPGDVLVRVNGLKSEGRKNAHMMVADAQGNLRVVALPLE; translated from the coding sequence ATGGCCGTGACCCTTCTTTCGCCCTTTCGCAGCAGCATTGCCGCAGTCGCGGGCATGGCGCTCATGGCGGGCAGCCTTGCGGCGCCGGTTGCGGCAAGAGCGCAGAGCCATGGGCCGGAATCGGTCGCTGATCTGGCCGCGCCGCTGCTCGATGCGGTGGTGAATATTTCAACCTCGCAGAACGTCAAGACGGAGGGCAAGGGCCCGGTTCCGCCGAAACTGCCTGAAGGTTCGCCCTTCCAGGAGTTCTTCAAGGACTATTTCGACAGCCAGAAGCCGGAAGGCGGCGAAAAGGTCAATTCGCTTGGCTCCGGTTTCGTGATCGACCCTGCCGGCTATGTTGTCACCAATAACCACGTGATCGAAGGCGCTGACGCCATCGAGGTGATTTTCCCGAATGGCTCCAAGCTCAAGGCGACACTGGTCGGCACCGATACCAAGACTGATCTTTCCGTCCTGAAGGTGGAGCCGAAGGCGCCGTTGAAGGCCGTCAAGTTCGGTGATTCGCGCAGCATGCGTATCGGCGACTGGGTGATGGCGGTCGGCAATCCCTTCGGCCTCGGCGGATCGCTGACCGTGGGCGTCATTTCGGCGCGCGGCCGTAACATCAATGCCGGCCCCTATGACAATTTCATCCAGACGGATGCGGCCATCAACAAAGGCAACTCCGGTGGCCCGCTCTTCAACATGAAGGGCGAGGTGATCGGTATCAATACGGCGATCATTTCGCCGAGCGGCGGTTCGATCGGTATCGGGTTTGCCGTGCCGACGGAGCTTGCGCAGAATATCGTCCAGCAGCTCATTGAATTCGGCGAGACACGCCGCGGCTGGCTCGGCGTTCGTGTCCAGCCCGTCACAGATGACGTGGCCGCGAGCCTCGGTATGGATAGCGCCAAGGGCGCGCTCATTTCCGGCGTTGCGAAGGGTGGTCCGGTAGAGAACGGCCCAATCCAAGCCGGCGATGTCGTCCTGAAATTCGACGGCAAGGACATCAATGAAATGCGCGACCTGTTGCGCATCGTGGCGGAAAGCCCTGTGGGCAAGGAAGTCGACGTTGTCGTCTATCGCGACGGCAAGGAAGAGACCGTCAAGGTCAAGCTCGGCCAGTTGCAGGATACGACCGATGAGAAGGCGTCGGCCGAAGACCAGCAGAGCGAAGACGGCGATGGTGGCACGCTTGCCCCTGAAGACGACGATGGCGCCGACGATCAGGCGCAGGACCAGACGCCCGAAGTGCGCGAGGCACCGCAGACCGTCCTTGGCATGAATCTCGTGGTGCTCAGCAATGAGTTGCGCAGCGAAAAGGGCATTGCCGAAAGCGTGGAAGGGGTGCTGGTCGCCAGCGTCGAGCCCGGTTCCGCCGCCGAACAGAAGGGCATGAAGGCCGGCGACGTTATCGTCGAAGTTGGTCAGGATTTCATGGAAGTTCCAGGCGATGTGCTGGTGCGTGTCAACGGGCTGAAATCGGAAGGCCGCAAGAACGCCCATATGATGGTGGCGGATGCCCAGGGCAATCTGCGCGTTGTAGCGCTGCCGCTGGAATAG
- a CDS encoding SDR family oxidoreductase, which produces MKLLDNKVAIIIGASSGIGRATATLFAAQGAAVVINARGEKALDEVADKISGAGGRVHAVAGDAGVAETHARLVDAAASVFGGLDIAVNNAGAVGAPKPMAEISPEEWAYVLNVNLTSAFLGARYQIPAMLQRGGGSIVFTSSFVGTSVSLPGMSAYGAAKAGLMGLVKGITADYTASGIRANALLPGGVDTPMAGDQAQKEWAAGLHAMKRIAEPEEIAQAALFLASPMASFVAGVALFADGGNAAVK; this is translated from the coding sequence ATGAAACTACTCGACAATAAAGTCGCGATCATCATCGGTGCGTCGTCAGGAATAGGTCGCGCGACAGCGACGTTGTTTGCCGCCCAGGGCGCTGCCGTCGTCATCAATGCGCGCGGCGAGAAGGCGCTGGATGAGGTCGCTGACAAAATCAGTGGAGCCGGTGGCCGTGTGCACGCCGTTGCCGGTGACGCCGGTGTTGCGGAAACACATGCGCGGCTGGTGGATGCGGCCGCCAGCGTGTTCGGCGGGCTCGATATCGCCGTCAACAATGCGGGCGCCGTGGGTGCCCCGAAGCCGATGGCGGAGATTTCGCCTGAGGAATGGGCCTATGTCCTCAACGTCAACCTGACATCCGCCTTTCTGGGTGCGCGCTATCAGATCCCTGCGATGTTGCAGCGGGGCGGCGGATCTATTGTCTTCACCTCGAGCTTCGTCGGCACCAGCGTCAGTTTACCGGGCATGTCGGCCTATGGTGCTGCGAAGGCGGGATTGATGGGGCTGGTGAAGGGGATTACCGCCGATTATACCGCCAGCGGCATTCGCGCCAATGCGCTGCTGCCCGGCGGCGTCGATACGCCGATGGCAGGCGATCAGGCGCAAAAGGAGTGGGCTGCCGGGCTGCATGCCATGAAGCGTATTGCCGAGCCCGAGGAAATTGCGCAGGCGGCGCTCTTTCTCGCAAGCCCCATGGCGAGTTTCGTGGCCGGGGTGGCGCTGTTTGCCGATGGCGGTAATGCCGCGGTGAAATGA
- a CDS encoding GNAT family N-acetyltransferase: MIIRETERLILREWKESDRDLFREINADEKVMEFFPFRRSHAEADAVLETINGMIRGSGYGFYAMELRETGEVMGFCGISPVMNLDPPFPIGTMEIGWRLATRFWGHGYVTEAAQSLLVMAFDEKETPEIVSFAVHDNHRSTAVMERIGLKRDPSRDFDHPRVPEDTHPHLRPHVTYALTLEEWRAR, encoded by the coding sequence ATGATCATTCGCGAGACAGAGAGACTCATTCTGCGCGAGTGGAAGGAAAGCGACCGCGACCTGTTCCGCGAAATCAACGCGGATGAAAAGGTCATGGAATTTTTCCCCTTCCGCCGCAGCCACGCGGAAGCGGATGCGGTGCTCGAAACCATCAACGGCATGATTCGCGGCAGCGGTTACGGCTTCTACGCCATGGAACTGCGCGAGACCGGCGAAGTCATGGGGTTCTGCGGCATATCCCCCGTCATGAACCTCGATCCGCCCTTCCCGATCGGCACGATGGAAATCGGCTGGCGGCTCGCTACTCGCTTCTGGGGGCATGGTTATGTGACCGAAGCCGCCCAATCGCTGCTCGTCATGGCCTTCGATGAAAAGGAGACGCCCGAAATCGTCTCCTTCGCCGTCCACGACAATCACCGTTCGACGGCAGTGATGGAGCGCATCGGCCTGAAGCGCGACCCGTCGCGCGATTTCGACCATCCGCGCGTACCGGAAGATACCCACCCGCATCTGCGGCCGCACGTGACCTATGCGCTGACGCTGGAGGAATGGCGGGCGCGATAG
- the serB gene encoding phosphoserine phosphatase SerB, whose product MALVATLIANPSNPVLTPALGEAAAKAVSASGLYWLADGIACDIALPSGTAAEQARGAIAATLAGKPIDIVIQEQDQRRKKLLIADMDSTMIQQECIDELAAEVGLKDEVSAITARAMNGEIAFEPALRERVALLKGLPVSVIDDVIEKRITLTPGGRELIATMKAKGYYTALVSGGFTVFTSRVATTLGFDENRANLLGEANGELDGTVAEPILGKQAKVDALTDIAEKLGISPDEAMAVGDGANDLGMLHVAGAGVALHAKPAVAAEAQMRIDHGDLTALLYIQGYRKTDFVVP is encoded by the coding sequence ATGGCTCTCGTTGCCACGCTTATCGCCAATCCGTCAAATCCCGTTCTGACACCGGCCCTCGGCGAAGCGGCCGCAAAGGCGGTGAGCGCATCCGGGCTCTATTGGCTGGCCGATGGCATCGCCTGCGATATCGCCCTGCCCTCCGGCACCGCGGCTGAGCAGGCGCGAGGCGCGATTGCCGCCACGCTCGCCGGAAAGCCGATCGATATCGTTATCCAGGAACAGGATCAACGGCGCAAGAAACTGCTGATCGCCGATATGGATTCGACCATGATCCAACAGGAATGTATCGACGAACTGGCGGCCGAAGTCGGGTTGAAGGACGAGGTGTCCGCCATTACCGCCCGCGCCATGAACGGCGAGATCGCGTTCGAGCCGGCGCTGCGCGAGCGCGTCGCCCTGCTAAAGGGCCTGCCTGTCTCCGTCATCGACGACGTCATCGAAAAGCGCATCACGCTGACACCGGGTGGCAGGGAACTCATCGCCACCATGAAGGCGAAGGGCTACTACACGGCCCTCGTGTCAGGCGGCTTTACTGTCTTCACGAGCCGGGTTGCCACAACGCTCGGTTTTGACGAGAACCGTGCCAATCTGCTGGGTGAAGCCAATGGCGAACTTGACGGTACCGTTGCCGAACCCATCCTCGGCAAACAGGCCAAGGTGGATGCGCTGACCGACATTGCCGAAAAGCTCGGCATCTCGCCTGATGAGGCAATGGCAGTCGGCGACGGCGCCAACGATCTCGGCATGCTGCACGTTGCCGGTGCCGGCGTTGCCCTGCACGCGAAGCCCGCCGTCGCCGCCGAAGCGCAGATGCGCATCGACCACGGCGATCTGACCGCGCTTCTATACATTCAGGGCTATCGCAAGACGGATTTCGTCGTTCCATGA
- the miaA gene encoding tRNA (adenosine(37)-N6)-dimethylallyltransferase MiaA has product MMKNLDENFDAILITGPTASGKSALALRLARERDGVVINADSMQVYDTLRVLTARPSEEEMEGVPHLLYGHVPASSLYSTGEWLRDIIGLLADLRGQGRFPVIVGGTGLYFKALTGGLSDMPAVPDDIREGLRARLIEEGAAKLHAELVSRDPPMAQTLQPGDGQRIVRALEVLAATGKSIRDFQQAKGPLIIDPERAQKFVVLPERSVLHDRINRRFETMMQSGAVEEVEALLALDLAPDATAMKAIGVSQIADMLAGRVGEEEVIERSAAATRQYAKRQMTWFRNQMGDDWTRIQP; this is encoded by the coding sequence ATGATGAAAAACCTTGATGAGAATTTTGATGCGATCCTGATAACCGGACCGACGGCAAGCGGCAAGTCCGCGCTTGCGCTTCGCTTAGCGCGGGAGCGGGATGGCGTCGTCATCAATGCCGACAGCATGCAGGTCTATGACACGCTGCGGGTGCTGACCGCCCGGCCATCCGAAGAGGAAATGGAAGGCGTGCCTCATCTGCTTTACGGCCATGTTCCGGCCAGCAGCCTCTATTCGACAGGCGAGTGGCTGCGGGACATTATAGGCCTCCTTGCCGATTTGCGCGGGCAGGGGCGCTTTCCGGTCATCGTCGGCGGCACGGGGCTTTATTTCAAGGCGCTGACGGGTGGCCTCTCCGATATGCCCGCCGTTCCCGATGACATTCGTGAAGGGCTGCGCGCCCGGTTGATCGAGGAGGGGGCGGCAAAACTTCACGCCGAATTGGTGAGCCGCGATCCGCCCATGGCGCAGACGCTCCAGCCGGGGGACGGGCAGCGCATCGTCCGGGCGCTGGAGGTGCTCGCGGCCACGGGGAAATCGATCCGGGATTTTCAGCAGGCGAAGGGACCGTTGATTATCGATCCGGAGCGCGCTCAAAAATTCGTCGTTCTGCCGGAAAGGTCGGTGCTGCACGATCGCATCAATCGCCGCTTCGAGACCATGATGCAAAGCGGTGCGGTGGAGGAAGTGGAAGCGCTTCTCGCGCTTGACCTCGCGCCCGACGCAACGGCGATGAAGGCGATCGGGGTTTCCCAGATCGCCGATATGCTGGCCGGGCGCGTGGGTGAGGAGGAGGTGATCGAAAGATCGGCAGCGGCGACCCGCCAATATGCCAAACGGCAGATGACATGGTTTCGCAACCAGATGGGAGACGACTGGACGCGTATCCAACCGTAG
- a CDS encoding ATP-binding protein: MTNDTFHSASPMGENERRSGEQPANRMLGRVIACDGSRATIAAETEAGTTDVSQLWSVGRLISIEMGTSRVAALVFAMRTSEEFWAADRPNRLLIDVEMVGEVYRTEDGSERFSTGISRYPYLGAVAHRIRTADLAKIFDSSRRDACVIGKLTQDDSINAAINIPQMLSKHFAVVGSTGVGKTTAVSLLLNKAIETDPKLRVLILDPHNEFAAAFPDHSVVIDTDTLDLPFWLMRLEEFAEVIFRGRRPVPEEMDFLRDLIPEAKKAFRGSDGSAVRRTSDKSAITPDTPVPYRIADLLALIDERIGRLEGRGEKPALRSLKGRILSAINDPRYNFMFSSNTISDTILETVAHIFRIPGDGKPISVFQLSGIPSEVVNSVVSVLCRMSFELAVLARGSLHMLVVCEEAHRYVPADPERGFFPTRQSIAQIAKEGRKYGISLGVISQRPSELDQTILSQCSTVFAMRLSNEIDQKIILSAVPNASTSTTSFLSSIGNGEAIAFGEAVSVPMRMRFDRVPTAKLPKASGAVSHAPNETPDTVDLNSIVTRMRATTKPLISGFQQSFEASFPDLPDPAPAPKQPPDVSRWKQELGATAGAHEPYRPDMLPGRTVAPPTGRSTTDIASTAVNELRKASLQMQAQNGPPPTESRPSLRDSLLKKPLGSLYRKD, from the coding sequence GTGACGAACGACACGTTTCATAGCGCGTCCCCCATGGGCGAAAACGAACGGCGATCCGGCGAGCAGCCGGCGAACCGCATGCTCGGCCGCGTTATCGCCTGCGACGGGTCGCGCGCGACGATCGCCGCGGAAACGGAAGCGGGTACCACGGATGTCTCGCAACTCTGGTCCGTCGGGAGATTGATCTCCATTGAAATGGGTACGAGCCGCGTCGCAGCCCTCGTCTTCGCCATGCGCACGAGCGAAGAATTTTGGGCGGCGGACAGACCGAACAGGCTTCTGATCGACGTCGAAATGGTCGGCGAGGTCTACCGCACGGAGGATGGCAGCGAGCGCTTCTCCACGGGCATTTCCCGCTACCCCTATCTCGGCGCGGTGGCGCACCGCATCCGCACCGCGGATCTTGCCAAGATTTTCGACAGCAGCCGCCGTGATGCCTGCGTGATCGGCAAACTGACCCAGGACGACAGCATCAATGCCGCCATCAACATTCCGCAGATGCTGTCAAAACATTTCGCCGTCGTCGGATCGACAGGCGTGGGCAAGACGACAGCGGTATCTCTGCTTCTGAACAAGGCAATCGAAACAGACCCGAAACTGCGCGTGCTCATTCTCGATCCGCATAATGAATTTGCCGCCGCCTTCCCGGACCATTCCGTCGTCATCGACACCGACACGCTGGACCTGCCCTTCTGGCTGATGCGCCTCGAGGAATTTGCGGAGGTCATATTCCGCGGCCGCAGGCCAGTGCCGGAGGAAATGGATTTTCTCCGTGACCTCATTCCGGAAGCCAAGAAGGCGTTTCGCGGCAGCGATGGGTCCGCTGTCCGACGCACTTCCGATAAAAGTGCTATTACACCCGATACGCCGGTGCCCTATCGCATCGCCGATCTTCTCGCCCTCATCGACGAGCGCATCGGCCGGCTGGAAGGACGCGGCGAAAAACCGGCGCTGCGATCGCTGAAAGGCCGCATCCTCTCGGCCATCAATGATCCGCGCTATAATTTCATGTTCTCCAGCAACACGATCAGCGACACCATTCTGGAGACAGTCGCACATATTTTCCGCATCCCCGGCGATGGCAAGCCGATTTCCGTTTTCCAGCTGTCCGGCATTCCCTCCGAAGTCGTGAACTCGGTGGTCTCGGTCCTGTGCCGCATGTCGTTTGAACTGGCGGTCCTCGCGCGAGGATCGCTGCATATGCTTGTCGTGTGCGAAGAGGCGCATCGTTATGTGCCGGCAGACCCGGAGCGCGGCTTCTTCCCGACCCGGCAATCCATCGCCCAGATCGCCAAGGAGGGCCGCAAATACGGTATTTCGCTCGGCGTCATCAGCCAGCGGCCAAGCGAGCTTGACCAGACAATCCTGTCGCAATGCTCGACCGTCTTTGCCATGCGGCTGTCGAATGAGATCGACCAGAAGATCATTCTGTCGGCCGTACCGAACGCCTCGACCTCGACCACAAGCTTTTTATCGTCCATCGGCAACGGCGAAGCCATCGCTTTCGGCGAGGCCGTCAGCGTGCCGATGCGAATGCGTTTCGACCGCGTGCCGACAGCCAAGTTGCCGAAGGCGAGCGGCGCGGTCAGCCATGCGCCCAACGAGACGCCCGACACGGTGGACCTGAACAGCATCGTCACCCGCATGCGCGCCACGACAAAGCCGCTCATCAGCGGTTTCCAGCAGAGCTTCGAAGCCTCCTTCCCCGATTTGCCGGACCCCGCGCCCGCGCCAAAGCAGCCGCCAGATGTGAGCCGCTGGAAACAGGAATTGGGCGCAACCGCTGGCGCTCACGAGCCCTACCGGCCGGACATGCTGCCCGGCCGCACAGTCGCGCCGCCGACAGGTCGGTCCACGACCGATATAGCTTCAACCGCCGTCAACGAACTTCGCAAGGCGAGCCTCCAGATGCAGGCGCAGAATGGCCCGCCACCAACTGAGAGCCGCCCTTCGCTGCGCGACAGCCTGTTGAAAAAACCACTCGGCAGTCTCTACCGAAAGGACTGA